Below is a genomic region from Sorghum bicolor cultivar BTx623 chromosome 9, Sorghum_bicolor_NCBIv3, whole genome shotgun sequence.
AACATTGTAGGCAGTTAGTTGTCTGAAATTGAAAGTCTGTGGAATAGACACCTATATTTTGATTATTCTGCACTTGCACAGATTTTAACAGAAGGGAAATGAAGCAACGTAACGACAACAAAAAAAGGGATGTCACATCACAGTTATATAAGTTACTGTCTTCAAGAATTAAAAAATGGTACAGCATATCAGAAACATGAACATTTGTCAGTAGTTAAAAGGCAACTGTATCATTATCAGATCTTAAATGAGCTATTGCTTCCTGATCAATGGACCTAGCATTGCAGTTTCCAACTGCACCAACCACGTCTCACTACCCAGTCATGTACAGAACTTACAAGAGTGCTGACAGCAAAACCAATTTTAGATGGTACCCAGAGGCCATACATAAAACACTAGCTGGCTAGGTAGAAATCTTAGTATCACCAGGCCAGCCATGGAGAAAGTTGATAGAACCAAACCCATTTATCATGTGCTTAGAAGTAATACTGTGAATACTTTGTTACTAATAACAGATTGATTGCTTATAGAGCGTCATGAAAAACAGCAATTAACACTCACACCACATTCATTCAACTGTAAATTGTTTATTGGCCATTTGTAGTATAAACAACCACAGATCTGGCCAGTTAACCCTAGTTAATTTTATCTTAACCTTCTGAAGTTTAATCTAACCAAAAAAAGACTTTGGTATTTCAATTGGCTGAAGGAACAAAAATCAGGGGGCAGTAGATAGGATTGTAAAACTCCCTACCCCCATCAAGTTCTTTTTTCCATATGAGCAAACCCGAATCTCATCACTTCGAAGTTAGAAGAACCAAAATTATAGCAAGAGCTGTGCTGTCTTTGTTCTTTTTTCCAGATTCAAGGTACTAGTAAGTAATATCATCGGAGATTTGTGTTGTTAAGATGCCAatccaaaaacaaaaatatttatatGGCACTTGCATTTTCACCTCCTTTTTTTCTAGGACAAAATGTTTTTTTTGTGCCAAGGGGGATCTATACTTAAGTTTCTTAACTATATCTCACAGAAGGACCAACCATGTGGCTTTACCACTCTAGATTAGAATACCTGTAAGCTGAGTAGTTGACAAGTGTGAAATCAATCATGGATGAAATATGACAATGGCATACGCCTAGCGGAAGTCAAAACAAGGTAACACATAGCCGATGATGTAGCTCCTAATCCTAAGACAAAAGAATGACCAGTTCCTTACTGCATGCTATTGTACAAATGGTGACTGGGTGATCTTTCAATCAATCCTATACAGCATGGGCTTAGCCTTTTAACAGATATAATACATTTTTACTCCTACTAGGTAAACAAAACTATCTGAACTTCAGGCAATAGCTTTGCTCAGTAATGTACAGAAGCGCTGCAATTTTGTTCAGGGTCAGAAACATGCAGCAGCCAAGACAAACATGAATCTAAGGAGGGAGGTTTTAGGGTAAAATATTATTCCTTCTACATTTTGAACCCCAAAATAATTTCAATTTTCCAATGAAGAGATGTCATTCGTGTAGCACAAACAGTACGATGATTCGAACAAACTATTGTAAAGATAATAGCGGGTACAGGTGCTCGTCATACATAAAAGCTTCACAAACTCTCACCGGAGATGGGCAAATTCATCCTTCCCTAACCACCCAATAATTTTCAACGAAAGTGCCGTCTACAATCCAATTATTAGACTCACAAGACACAGCAGGGAATCGGAATATATTCAAGGAAAATAAATAATCGTGGTAGCGATTCCCCAATCCCCCACCCCCCTCCTTGGACTAGTAGATAGATCTCGCTGTAACCCTCTCCCGGAACGGCCCCGGATCCCACGAACGACAAGCAGATCGAGAACGCGAACCTGCGGTGAACTGGGCGCAGATCCCGGAGGCAGCGAGGAGAAACAGGGCGACCGGGGCCGGTCTGGATCCGCCCCTCATCTCCGCCCGCTCACGTCCGGCCGGAGCGCGCCGCTCCCTCCCTCCTCTCCCTCGGCTCGCTGCGGTTGGGTGATGGTggcctggtggtggtggtggtggtggtgggtggTGGTGCGCTTGCCTGCCTGCTTGGGCGCGGTGGTGGTGCTGGCGCTTGACGGGCTCGCGCTGCTGGTGCGGTTGCGGTGGTGGTGCGGTTGCCGTGCCGGTTTGGCCTTGTTGGcgtttgtagtagtagtagtagcccgTGGCGACGGGTCGGACGCAGCCGGGTTTGGTTCGCATCGAAGGCTCCGCTTCGCTGCAGGTGGATGGTCCTATTCGGCGGCGTTGTGTTGTGTCGCTGCTGGTGGGCCGCGGTGGAGATTCGGTGCGACCGATGACGCGTCTGAAGTTTCGTTGCGCGAAACAACCTGTAATCCACTTGTCCCAGCTTCTCGTCAAAGACCACGAGTCTATAAACAAGTCTGGTAAATGTCCATGCAGATCGTTGCCAAAAATACAACTTTTTCTAAGCGATCGACAGAAACAACCGCTTCCGCGCTATGTTTTGGCGTAATTGCATCAACCTAGGGTATGGTTGGTTGGCTTCTAAACCTTAGGTTTAGGCTGTTTGGTCCAAGCATAGTGCCCACTCCCTATGCATAGTCCAAGCATACGTTGCATTAACTATGAATTTGTG
It encodes:
- the LOC8076970 gene encoding uncharacterized protein LOC8076970, which translates into the protein MRTKPGCVRPVATGYYYYYKRQQGQTGTATAPPPQPHQQREPVKRQHHHRAQAGRQAHHHPPPPPPPPGHHHPTAASRGRGGRERRAPAGRERAEMRGGSRPAPVALFLLAASGICAQFTAVLAGDPNDDKKAEAQPKGHTGKTILFVLLGVGAVILLSFFIFKYWQKKKREEQHARLLKLFEEDDDIEVELGLRD